One genomic segment of Stigmatopora argus isolate UIUO_Sarg chromosome 18, RoL_Sarg_1.0, whole genome shotgun sequence includes these proteins:
- the cops3 gene encoding COP9 signalosome complex subunit 3 isoform X2 produces MTQLCELINKSGELLAKNLSHLDTVLGALDIQEHSLGVLAVLFVKFSMPNIPDFETLFSQVQLFISTCNGEHVRYATDTFAGLCHQLTNALVERKQPLRGIVILKQAIDKMQMNTNQLTSVHADLCQLCLLAKCFKPALPFLELDMMDICKENGAYDAKHFLCYYYYGGMIYMGLKNFDRALYFYEQAITTPAMAVSHIMLESYKKYILVSLILHGKVQPLPKYTSQIVGRFIKPLSNAYHELAQVYASNNPTELRSVVNKHGETFTRDNNTGLVKQCLSSLYKKNIQRLTKTFLTLSLQDMASRVQLSGAQEAEKYVLHMIEDGEIYASINQKDGMVCFHDNPEKYNNPAILHKIDQEMLKCIELDEKLKSMDQEITVNPQFVQKSMGTQEDDVGSKTSSYS; encoded by the exons ATGACTCAGCTGTGTGAGTTGATTAACAAGAGCGGGGAGCTTCTAGCCAAGAACCTGTCACACCTGGACACCGTCCTGGGGGCCTTGGACATTCAAGAGCACTCCCTCGGTGTGCTGGCTGTGCT ATTTGTCAAGTTTTCCATGCCAAACATCCCAGACTTTGAGACGCTTTTTTCGCAAGTCCAACTCTTCATCAGTACTTGCAATGGGGAGCACGTTAGATATGCAACAGACACTT TTGCTGGTCTCTGTCACCAGTTGACAAATGCCCTTGTAGAGCGGAAACAG CCATTGAGGGGAATCGTCATCTTAAAACAGGCAATAGACAAAATGCAGATGAACACAAACCAGCTTACCTCAGTTCATGCAGACCTTTGTCAA CTGTGCTTGTTAGCAAAGTGCTTCAAGCCCGCCCTGCCGTTCCTGGAGCTGGACATGATGGACATCTGCAAGGAGAACGGCGCTTATGATGCAAAGCACTTTTTATGCTACTACTATTACGGTGGCATGATCTACATGGGCCTCAAAAACTTTGATCGAGCACTGTACTTTTATGAACAG GCAATAACCACTCCCGCCATGGCAGTAAGCCACATCATGTTGGAATCCTACAAGAAATACATCCTGGTCTCGCTCATTCTCCACGGCAAAGTTCAGCCGCTGCCCAAGTACACTTCACAAATTGTAGGGCGGTTCATCAAG CCCCTGAGCAACGCCTACCACGAGCTGGCTCAGGTTTACGCTAGCAACAACCCCACCGAATTGCGCAGCGTCGTCAACAAACACGGCGAGACCTTCACGAGGGACAACAACACGGGCCTGGTGAAGCAGTGCCTTTCGTCGCTCTACAAAAAGAACATTCAGAGGCTAACaaag ACCTTTCTGACACTGTCTCTGCAAGATATGGCAAGCAGGGTGCAGCTATCGGGAGCTCAAGAGGCAGAGAAATACGTTTTACACATG ATTGAAGACGGCGAGATCTACGCTAGCATTAACCAAAAGGACGGCATGGTGTGCTTCCATGACAACCCAGAAAAATACAACAATCCAGCAATTCTACACAAAATTGACCAAGAG ATGTTGAAATGTATAGAGCTGGATGAGAAGCTAAAGTCTATGGATCAGGAAATTACAGTAAACCCTCAATTTGTGCAGAAG AGCATGGGAACGCAGGAAGATGACGTTGGCAGCAAAACATCGAGTTACTCGTGA
- the cops3 gene encoding COP9 signalosome complex subunit 3 isoform X1 encodes MASALEQFVNNVRQLSAQGQMTQLCELINKSGELLAKNLSHLDTVLGALDIQEHSLGVLAVLFVKFSMPNIPDFETLFSQVQLFISTCNGEHVRYATDTFAGLCHQLTNALVERKQPLRGIVILKQAIDKMQMNTNQLTSVHADLCQLCLLAKCFKPALPFLELDMMDICKENGAYDAKHFLCYYYYGGMIYMGLKNFDRALYFYEQAITTPAMAVSHIMLESYKKYILVSLILHGKVQPLPKYTSQIVGRFIKPLSNAYHELAQVYASNNPTELRSVVNKHGETFTRDNNTGLVKQCLSSLYKKNIQRLTKTFLTLSLQDMASRVQLSGAQEAEKYVLHMIEDGEIYASINQKDGMVCFHDNPEKYNNPAILHKIDQEMLKCIELDEKLKSMDQEITVNPQFVQKSMGTQEDDVGSKTSSYS; translated from the exons ATGGCTTCAGCCTTGGAGCAGTTTGTGAACAATGTGCGGCAGCTTTCCGCTCAAG gcCAGATGACTCAGCTGTGTGAGTTGATTAACAAGAGCGGGGAGCTTCTAGCCAAGAACCTGTCACACCTGGACACCGTCCTGGGGGCCTTGGACATTCAAGAGCACTCCCTCGGTGTGCTGGCTGTGCT ATTTGTCAAGTTTTCCATGCCAAACATCCCAGACTTTGAGACGCTTTTTTCGCAAGTCCAACTCTTCATCAGTACTTGCAATGGGGAGCACGTTAGATATGCAACAGACACTT TTGCTGGTCTCTGTCACCAGTTGACAAATGCCCTTGTAGAGCGGAAACAG CCATTGAGGGGAATCGTCATCTTAAAACAGGCAATAGACAAAATGCAGATGAACACAAACCAGCTTACCTCAGTTCATGCAGACCTTTGTCAA CTGTGCTTGTTAGCAAAGTGCTTCAAGCCCGCCCTGCCGTTCCTGGAGCTGGACATGATGGACATCTGCAAGGAGAACGGCGCTTATGATGCAAAGCACTTTTTATGCTACTACTATTACGGTGGCATGATCTACATGGGCCTCAAAAACTTTGATCGAGCACTGTACTTTTATGAACAG GCAATAACCACTCCCGCCATGGCAGTAAGCCACATCATGTTGGAATCCTACAAGAAATACATCCTGGTCTCGCTCATTCTCCACGGCAAAGTTCAGCCGCTGCCCAAGTACACTTCACAAATTGTAGGGCGGTTCATCAAG CCCCTGAGCAACGCCTACCACGAGCTGGCTCAGGTTTACGCTAGCAACAACCCCACCGAATTGCGCAGCGTCGTCAACAAACACGGCGAGACCTTCACGAGGGACAACAACACGGGCCTGGTGAAGCAGTGCCTTTCGTCGCTCTACAAAAAGAACATTCAGAGGCTAACaaag ACCTTTCTGACACTGTCTCTGCAAGATATGGCAAGCAGGGTGCAGCTATCGGGAGCTCAAGAGGCAGAGAAATACGTTTTACACATG ATTGAAGACGGCGAGATCTACGCTAGCATTAACCAAAAGGACGGCATGGTGTGCTTCCATGACAACCCAGAAAAATACAACAATCCAGCAATTCTACACAAAATTGACCAAGAG ATGTTGAAATGTATAGAGCTGGATGAGAAGCTAAAGTCTATGGATCAGGAAATTACAGTAAACCCTCAATTTGTGCAGAAG AGCATGGGAACGCAGGAAGATGACGTTGGCAGCAAAACATCGAGTTACTCGTGA
- the nt5m gene encoding 5'(3')-deoxyribonucleotidase, mitochondrial: MFLSTTSRLLGRGKALLSNPFQGSCVNMARHSPPGKKLRVLVDMDGVLADFEGGFLKKYRARYPDEPYITLEDRRGFWVSTQYGRLRSDLSEKAISIWESKDFFRDLEPLPGGVEAVKQMANMDNTDVFICTSPIKHFKHCPYEKYAWVEKHLGHEFLEQVILTRDKTVVSGDILIDDKPDILGAEAQPTWEHVLFTACHNKHLPTEPSQRRLQSWSDDWRAILDSKRQ, from the exons ATGTTCCTGTCGACCACAAGTCGTCTACTGGGAAGAGGAAAGGCGTTGCTATCGAACCCATTTCAAGGGAGCTGCGTCAACATGGCGCGTCACTCTCCTCCTGGGAAGAAACTGAGAGTGCTGGTCGACATGGACGGCGTCCTGGCTGACTTCGAGGGGGGGTTCTTGAAGAAATACCGAGCCAGGTACCCGGACGAACCTTACATCACTTTGGAGGACAGGAGAGGCTTCTGGGTGTCCACGCAGTACGGACGACTTCGGAGTGATCTCTCT GAGAAAGCCATAAGCATCTGGGAGTCCAAGGACTTCTTCAGAGACCTGGAGCCTCTTCCCGGTGGAGTAGAGGCAGTCAAGCAGATGGCCAATATGGACAA CACCGACGTCTTTATTTGCACCAGTCCAATCAAGCATTTCAAGCACTGCCCTTATGAAAAG taCGCTTGGGTAGAAAAACATTTGGGTCACGAGTTTCTGGAGCAGGTCATCCTCACCCGGGACAAGACGGTGGTCAGCGGAGACATCCTCATAGACGACAAGCCTGAcattttag GCGCTGAAGCCCAACCCACCTGGGAGCACGTGTTGTTCACGGCTTGCCACAACAAGCACCTCCCCACCGAGCCCTCGCAGAGACGCCTGCAGTCCTGGTCGGACGACTGGAGGGCCATTTTGGACAGCAAAAGGCAGTGA
- the LOC144092452 gene encoding dexamethasone-induced Ras-related protein 1-like translates to MIKKMSPSESDFHIPAKNCYRMVILGSTKVGKTAIVSRFLTGRFDEQYTPTIEDFHRKLYSIRGDVYQLDILDTSGNHPFPAMRRLSILTGDVFILVFSLDNRDSFHEVQRLKRQIYETKSCLKSKTKENLDVPLVICGNKGDRESARQVQRAEIEQLVGDGDDGHKCAYFQISAKRNDNVDRMFRALFGLAKLPREMSPDLHRKLSLQHCHVLRRKSFKKAKREAQAEAYGMVTPYARRPSVHSDLMYIKEKAVGGGGGRGRQAKDKERCVIS, encoded by the exons ATGATCAAGAAAATGTCTCCCTCGGAGAGCGACTTCCACATCCCGGCCAAGAACTGCTACAGGATGGTGATCCTGGGCTCCACCAAGGTGGGCAAAACGGCCATCGTGTCCCGCTTCCTCACCGGGAGGTTCGACGAGCAGTACACGCCGACCATCGAGGACTTTCACCGCAAACTCTACAGCATCCGGGGGGACGTTTACCAGCTGGACATCCTGGACACTTCTGGGAACCATCCCTTCCCGGCCATGCGGAGACTCTCCATCCTGACTG GCGACGTATTCATCCTGGTCTTCAGCCTGGACAACCGAGACTCCTTCCACGAGGTCCAACGTCTCAAACGGCAAATCTACGAGACCAAGTCGTGCCTGAAAAGCAAAACCAAGGAGAACCTGGACGTGCCCCTGGTCATCTGCGGCAACAAGGGCGACCGCGAGTCCGCCCGGCAGGTGCAGCGCGCCGAGATCGAGCAGCTGGTGGGCGACGGCGACGACGGCCACAAGTGCGCCTACTTCCAGATCTCGGCCAAGCGCAACGACAACGTGGACCGCATGTTCCGGGCGCTCTTCGGCCTGGCCAAGCTGCCGCGCGAGATGAGCCCCGACCTGCACAGGAAGCTGTCGCTGCAGCACTGCCACGTGCTGCGCCGCAAGTCCTTCAAGAAGGCCAAGCGGGAGGCCCAGGCCGAGGCCTACGGCATGGTCACGCCGTACGCGCGCCGCCCCAGCGTGCACAGTGACCTCATGTACATTAAGGAAAAAGCGgtgggcggcggcggaggacgAGGAAGGCAGGCCAAAGACAAGGAAAGGTGCGTCATCAGCTAA
- the pemt gene encoding phosphatidylethanolamine N-methyltransferase isoform X1, producing MDLKVLEEVSKHVNFKDGNFHIAVCAIIFNPLFWNVVARWEHRTRKLSKMLGSPYTACYFLGFIILLLNVCRSHSVAVAMKTQVRWDVLDRTEVFHAGVVLLALGSVLVVSSFFALGFTGTFLGDYFGILKEEKVTGFPFSLTDNPMYWGSTANYLGLALIGASPTGLVLSALVALVYKLAIGFEGPFTERIYRERTGKRE from the exons ATGGACCTGAAGGTGTTGGAGGAAGTCTCAAAGCACGTCAACTTTAAGGACGGCAACTTCCACATTGCTGTATGTGCAATCATTTTCAACCCACTTTTCTGGAATGTG GTGGCAAGATGGGAGCACCGCACCCGCAAACTGTCCAAGATGTTGGGAAGCCCCTACACGGCATGCTACTTCCTTGGAttcatcatcctcctcctcaaCGTGTGTCGCAGTCACAG CGTGGCCGTCGCCATGAAGACGCAGGTCCGCTGGGACGTACTGGACAGGACGGAGGTCTTCCACGCGGGAGTCGTCCTCCTGGCGTTGGGCTCCGTGCTGGTGGTCAGCAGCTTCTTCGCTTTGGGATTCACCGGCACCTTCCTTG GAGACTACTTTGGAATCTTAAAAGAGGAGAAGGTGACGGGCTTTCCCTTCAGCCTCACCGACAACCCCATGTATTGGGGCAGCACCGCTAACTACCTGGGATTGGCCCTCAT AGGCGCCAGTCCAACTGGTCTGGTCCTGAGCGCCCTGGTGGCCTTGGTCTACAAGCTGGCCATTGGATTCGAAGG ACCTTTCACCGAGCGCATCTATCGAGAGAGGACGGGCAAACGTGAATGA
- the pemt gene encoding phosphatidylethanolamine N-methyltransferase isoform X2, producing the protein MWHPFSAGAFCGVHGRLVAGLLVARKVARWEHRTRKLSKMLGSPYTACYFLGFIILLLNVCRSHSVAVAMKTQVRWDVLDRTEVFHAGVVLLALGSVLVVSSFFALGFTGTFLGDYFGILKEEKVTGFPFSLTDNPMYWGSTANYLGLALIGASPTGLVLSALVALVYKLAIGFEGPFTERIYRERTGKRE; encoded by the exons ATGTG GCATCCATTTTCAGCGGGTGCATTCtgtggggtacacggtcgattggtcgccggtcttttggtcgcccggaag GTGGCAAGATGGGAGCACCGCACCCGCAAACTGTCCAAGATGTTGGGAAGCCCCTACACGGCATGCTACTTCCTTGGAttcatcatcctcctcctcaaCGTGTGTCGCAGTCACAG CGTGGCCGTCGCCATGAAGACGCAGGTCCGCTGGGACGTACTGGACAGGACGGAGGTCTTCCACGCGGGAGTCGTCCTCCTGGCGTTGGGCTCCGTGCTGGTGGTCAGCAGCTTCTTCGCTTTGGGATTCACCGGCACCTTCCTTG GAGACTACTTTGGAATCTTAAAAGAGGAGAAGGTGACGGGCTTTCCCTTCAGCCTCACCGACAACCCCATGTATTGGGGCAGCACCGCTAACTACCTGGGATTGGCCCTCAT AGGCGCCAGTCCAACTGGTCTGGTCCTGAGCGCCCTGGTGGCCTTGGTCTACAAGCTGGCCATTGGATTCGAAGG ACCTTTCACCGAGCGCATCTATCGAGAGAGGACGGGCAAACGTGAATGA